The Fictibacillus phosphorivorans genomic sequence ACAAAATCGGAGAGGACAAATGGGACCAAGTCGCTCTATCTTTGCCAGGAAATCAAATGATCTGGCACGTAGATTATGAACAGATCCACGATAATACCGTTTACTTTGTGCCTGTATCTATCACTGATTACTTTTTAAAAATAGAAGACACCCTTGATGAGTTTTTCGCTTCAGATGTTGTAAAAGTGTCTAAATCTAAAAGCACACGTAAAAAACAAAGTGCTACAGCTTCAAGAAAGGTAGAAACCTTTTCCTTGAAGCGAGGATTTTCATTCTTCTGGAAAGCGAATCTAGTGTTGTTTGGGTTGATTGGGTTCCTTTTACTAAACCAAGGATCCTGGGCTGACGATGCTCAAAAATACTTCACTCTATTTATTACGATTTCGGAAGCCATGATTCTTTTATTATCGTTTGCCAGCTGTTTACCTCATAAGAGTAAACAGAGATAGAAAAAGACAAGCTGACTGTTTTCCCAGAGTCAGCTTGTCTTTTTAATAGCATACGCTTGTCTTGCCAAGGCTAACGCACCACACAAACCTGCGTTGTCACCCAAAGCAGGCGGAACAATATACGTATCAATGTGACCCTCTACATTTTTATGTTGAATGTACCCGTTTAACAGTTGAATCACCCATTTTCGAACGAGCGGATATACGTGTTCTTGCTTCATCACACCACCACCGATCACAATGCGCTTTGGAGAGAGGACCAATATGTAATTCACAAGAGCTTGTGCGAGATAATAAGCTTCTAGTTCCCAAACACTCGAATCTGACGCAAGCTCTATCCCCTTCTTTCCCCAACGTGCTTCGATCGCTGAACCTGATGCCATACCTTCTAGACAATCACCATGAAAGGGGCAGCTTCCAGCAAAATGATCATCACCATGTCTGCGGACCAAGATGTGCCCCATCTCCGGGTGAAGCATCCCGTGTACCAACTTTCCTTCCGAAACGGCTCCTACTCCAATTCCAGTTCCTACCGTCATATATAGACAGCTATCTAGACTTTTGGCGGCACCCCAGAGAGATTCACCTAGAGCGGCTGCATTCACATCCGTATCAAATCCGATCGGAACATGAAAATGGTTCTTCAGTTCACCTACTAGATCATACTGATTCCAATGTTTTTTTGGGGTACTTGTTATGTATCCATAAGTCGGACTTGAAACATCTAAATCAACCGGTCCGAATGAACCAACTCCTAGAGCATCCACCTTTTTTTCCTTAAAGTAATCAACAACCAGTCTCATCGTTTCTTCAGGGGTTGTTGTCGGAATAGAAATTCTCTCTAGAACTTCCCCGTCCTCATTTCCGATGCCACATACAAACTTAGTGCCGCCTGCTTCAATTGCGCCTAATATCACAAAAAATCACTCCTTTCGTGTAGCATCCTTTAAATTAAAGGAAAGTCCACATTCAAACATTCGGTTCCATGGAGCGAACGTTTTCAAATCTTCTACCTTAAACGCCTGAAAACTATGCAAAATCATCTCATTGAATCTATTAAACATTCGTTCATTGCGTTCTTCATTTACAGAGCCCGCAGCCTCTTTTAAATCAAAATAATTTAAATCATACTTCGGCAGATAATCTGTGTTCATTTCCATACGAATTTCTGCTTGATAAAAATAATCATCAAATAGATGGTAGATAAGGTTTTCTTGAATCTGCTGCTGTTTCCCATCAGCACCCAACACCCCTTGGCAGATGGTTGTACCTAGTGTATTACAATTCGTGTTCCATCCTTTGTATGAGACGAGTTTATCAAGAATACCCTCTTCATCTAAAAGTGTAATCAACTCGCGGTCTCCCCCATTGGCGTATGCGGAATCTGACACAATGACTTTTTTCCCCGAGTCGATAAAATGCTTGATCTGATCCACAAACGTGAGCATATTTCTGAAACTCGTGTACGTAATATCTTTTGCATTCTGTTCCCATGATTCTTGCATGACGCGACCTGGCGTATTATAAGCAAGAATCAGATCGGCATCATCTGCACGATCCACCAACTGACACCCCGCTGCTAACACGTGTGCTTTTAAACTTTCTGCAAAAGGACGATCTTCATACATCGGCACAAGCTGCGACCCGAACGTACTGCTCCATATAGGAAAAATCTTAGGTTTCTGTCCTCGTAGATCATTGTAAACTCGAGATAGCAATGTAGCACCAACTTCATCAGCACCAGGATACATATGAACTTTTTTATATAAACGCAGCTGTTCTCGTTTTGTCACCACAGCGCTTTGATCGATCGCCGTATATCCGTATTCGGAACTGTCATCCTGAGGAATGGACAAAAATGTAAGCACGCCTTCCTTAACCAAATCTAGCATTTGTACATTTATGTTTGAATTGAAAGCACGTCTCGTCTCATAGTCTTCAATATGCTCTTTGGGCAACTTAGCCTTGATCTCACTTAGTTGTTTCGTCTCATGCTCTGTTAACTTCTCGCGCTTCTCTTTATCCAACAAATAAGAGCGTAAAAACAATTCCCGACCCCAGTGTTCATAATAATCGGGTTCCTCGTCACTCGAACTGTATTTTGGCGTCCGCATGATCAAGTTCGATGCATAGATTCCTAGATTCGGATAATCCTGACGCAACGAGCGTAACCGCTCCACCCATACCGCACTCTCTTTTTGAGTCAAATCATGCAGTCTGGATGGAAGCAGCCCACCGTAAACCAACATATCAATGCTTAAAATAAGAGCATCCACTTTCCCAGCTAGATTTTTTAGCCAGTTCCACAGTCCTTCTGTATTCGCTGCCTTCTTTTTATAACCTAAGAGTTCAGGTCCAGGAACAAACAACTCTACATCCTTTGAAGACTCCGCAATCATCTGAACATAGGTGATGTTGCAGGGGCGTTCATCTATTGGTAAATAAGCAATCTTCATGCGTTTAGCCTTCTTTCGCTACATACTTTTTAAATATGAATAAATAAACTTCAGCTTTTCTTCTTCATGAATCATAGGAACTTCGTGGCCGTATTCACGGTACGTCCTGATTTCCTTTGGCCCGCCTAAATGATGATACAAAGCAAAAACGCTTGAAGGCGGACATACGGGATCAATCATTCCCACCGATAACAGAACCGGACACGTTACAGAGCCTGCTAGATTCATCGCGTCCACATAACTAAGCGTTTCAAAGATTTTTGTTGATGTTTGATGCTGTGGATCGTGTACTTTAAAATAATGTGAAATCTCTGTATAAGGTCCTTCTGCAGCAAGGCCAAATGAGTGTTCGAAGTTCGCCATAAACGGAATATCACACAACGTTAAAAGGATGTTCTCCTGTAAAGCAGCAGTGGCGATAGCCAAACCTCCACCCTGACTTCCACCTTCCAGAAAAACATCGCTTCCTCCAGACAGCTTTCTTACAACGTCAACACTTCGATAACAATCCATATAAACATGAGTGTAATAATACTGGTCAGGGTTGAAAATACCC encodes the following:
- a CDS encoding acetylxylan esterase, coding for MIAYDVELNKLRNYKPQQTKKADFDAFWNGLKVENQKYPLNVEVKERAYSVPGVKVYDVAFDGFRNSRIHGVYVTPEVVQENAPAAVIFHGYNWNTLQPHYTFKHVIQGIPALLVDVRGQSVKSADKNSYENGGAAGWLTQGIFNPDQYYYTHVYMDCYRSVDVVRKLSGGSDVFLEGGSQGGGLAIATAALQENILLTLCDIPFMANFEHSFGLAAEGPYTEISHYFKVHDPQHQTSTKIFETLSYVDAMNLAGSVTCPVLLSVGMIDPVCPPSSVFALYHHLGGPKEIRTYREYGHEVPMIHEEEKLKFIYSYLKSM
- a CDS encoding ROK family protein, whose amino-acid sequence is MILGAIEAGGTKFVCGIGNEDGEVLERISIPTTTPEETMRLVVDYFKEKKVDALGVGSFGPVDLDVSSPTYGYITSTPKKHWNQYDLVGELKNHFHVPIGFDTDVNAAALGESLWGAAKSLDSCLYMTVGTGIGVGAVSEGKLVHGMLHPEMGHILVRRHGDDHFAGSCPFHGDCLEGMASGSAIEARWGKKGIELASDSSVWELEAYYLAQALVNYILVLSPKRIVIGGGVMKQEHVYPLVRKWVIQLLNGYIQHKNVEGHIDTYIVPPALGDNAGLCGALALARQAYAIKKTS
- a CDS encoding DUF4127 family protein; amino-acid sequence: MKIAYLPIDERPCNITYVQMIAESSKDVELFVPGPELLGYKKKAANTEGLWNWLKNLAGKVDALILSIDMLVYGGLLPSRLHDLTQKESAVWVERLRSLRQDYPNLGIYASNLIMRTPKYSSSDEEPDYYEHWGRELFLRSYLLDKEKREKLTEHETKQLSEIKAKLPKEHIEDYETRRAFNSNINVQMLDLVKEGVLTFLSIPQDDSSEYGYTAIDQSAVVTKREQLRLYKKVHMYPGADEVGATLLSRVYNDLRGQKPKIFPIWSSTFGSQLVPMYEDRPFAESLKAHVLAAGCQLVDRADDADLILAYNTPGRVMQESWEQNAKDITYTSFRNMLTFVDQIKHFIDSGKKVIVSDSAYANGGDRELITLLDEEGILDKLVSYKGWNTNCNTLGTTICQGVLGADGKQQQIQENLIYHLFDDYFYQAEIRMEMNTDYLPKYDLNYFDLKEAAGSVNEERNERMFNRFNEMILHSFQAFKVEDLKTFAPWNRMFECGLSFNLKDATRKE